From a single Actinomyces viscosus genomic region:
- a CDS encoding FKBP-type peptidyl-prolyl cis-trans isomerase has product MININMPSVEGAMGAKPTLTFPGAKAPEGLQVQVLDAGDGQVVEAGDTIVANYLGQIWGGDVFDNSYDRGQPLNFQVGVGMVIRGWDDALVGQRVGSRLLLSIPSELGYGDRGVPQAGIRGGDTLVFVTEILGVI; this is encoded by the coding sequence ATGATCAACATCAACATGCCCTCGGTTGAGGGCGCCATGGGCGCCAAGCCCACGCTCACCTTCCCCGGGGCCAAGGCCCCCGAGGGGTTGCAGGTCCAGGTGCTCGACGCCGGTGACGGCCAGGTGGTCGAGGCCGGCGACACGATCGTGGCCAACTACCTGGGGCAGATCTGGGGCGGTGACGTCTTCGACAACTCCTACGACCGTGGCCAGCCGCTGAACTTCCAGGTCGGCGTCGGCATGGTCATCCGCGGCTGGGACGACGCCCTCGTGGGTCAGCGCGTGGGCTCGCGCCTCCTGCTGTCCATCCCCTCCGAGCTCGGCTACGGCGACCGCGGCGTCCCGCAGGCCGGCATCCGCGGCGGCGACACCCTCGTCTTCGTCACGGAGATCCTCGGCGTCATCTGA
- a CDS encoding ABC transporter permease subunit, translated as MTVTTPTHAPTSSMLQTPANTSAPTVVSTIPRPTNLRIQGRQTVLRSVRAEWLKIWTLRSTWIICFIAITLTVLFGAGIAAAVGQTDQYQDMAKDAVTAGLSFGQIVIAVLGALIITGEYSSGQIRSSLAAVPHRGRILVSKAVVVSVISFILGSVSVFLSWAISKPFLGEHAGSLTDSHYLGYIWGSGLAFAVITLMTLGISFLLRSTAGAITVVVSLLFVVIVPLQLAAGRWDWANKIIGCLPSTVSTAVSDPFQLSTQWGGEGSQFLTHGQAIAVFIAWAIVPLIAAWIVFSRRDA; from the coding sequence ATGACTGTCACCACCCCTACGCACGCCCCCACCAGCTCCATGCTCCAGACCCCTGCGAACACCTCCGCGCCCACCGTTGTAAGCACCATCCCCCGCCCCACGAACCTGCGCATCCAGGGCCGCCAGACCGTCCTGCGCTCCGTACGCGCGGAGTGGCTCAAGATCTGGACCCTGCGCTCGACCTGGATCATCTGCTTCATCGCCATCACACTGACCGTCCTGTTCGGTGCCGGTATAGCCGCCGCCGTCGGACAGACGGACCAGTACCAGGACATGGCCAAGGACGCCGTCACCGCAGGCCTGAGCTTCGGGCAGATCGTCATCGCGGTCCTGGGAGCCCTCATCATCACCGGCGAGTACTCCTCCGGACAGATCCGCTCCTCCCTGGCCGCCGTCCCCCACCGCGGGCGCATCCTGGTGTCCAAGGCCGTGGTCGTCTCCGTCATCTCCTTCATCCTGGGATCCGTATCCGTCTTCCTGTCCTGGGCGATCTCCAAGCCCTTCCTCGGCGAGCACGCCGGCTCCCTCACCGACTCCCACTACCTGGGCTACATCTGGGGATCGGGCCTGGCCTTCGCCGTTATCACCCTGATGACTCTGGGCATCAGCTTCCTGCTGCGCTCGACCGCCGGTGCCATCACCGTGGTCGTCTCCCTCCTGTTCGTCGTCATCGTCCCCCTCCAGCTCGCAGCCGGCAGGTGGGACTGGGCCAACAAGATCATCGGCTGCCTGCCCAGCACCGTCTCCACGGCCGTCTCCGATCCCTTCCAGCTCTCCACCCAGTGGGGCGGGGAGGGCTCCCAGTTCCTCACCCACGGCCAGGCCATTGCGGTCTTCATCGCCTGGGCGATCGTCCCCCTCATCGCCGCCTGGATCGTCTTCTCCCGGCGCGACGCCTGA
- a CDS encoding sensor histidine kinase, with protein MPEDDDPELRPEPRGLLRAISQWCHGHPMVADALIALGTLAFSILMGITVLFRHDSPVSAYPILPPALSSLTLAGAALALRRRFPVWTWAVILFIPEIYQFGVIWTFDLTEEQLLYAASGVSGMSLLAVPITLGTIASHRKPAVAWTAGAVSLVTLALDVILTSNLTLEQFLRNAALLILLLSVGILVGLNTRSARLRLKTLEAHSARMALASEQATLLAAAEERSRIAREMHDVVAHSLAVMITMADGAAATVERNPATAKQAMETLAEAGRNALADTRRLVGVLREDPSVASSSASAPAGSTSSASSSGSGRTATSPDRVPPAPPTTPAASITSEVPMASGRPPTAARHLRWNLRRKAASPELSIPSASSAPSARSHEVRDVPVPEFAPLGTVAPVEPSAPIASLRRQATDAGSDRSQGDLPLAPAPEQADITGLVKRFEAAGVPVSYRWVGTALPADKALQLTVFRIAQEALTNVLRYAPTTPAVSVDVERHIGTVVLTVDNETAPDTRPVHGSGKGLIGMRERASVYGGTVQAGPTPTGWRVRAVLRWDEHDEGTSSWHTPL; from the coding sequence ATGCCCGAGGACGACGATCCCGAGCTCCGGCCGGAGCCCCGGGGCCTGCTGCGCGCGATCAGTCAGTGGTGCCACGGTCACCCGATGGTCGCGGATGCCCTCATCGCCCTCGGGACCCTCGCCTTCAGCATCCTCATGGGCATCACGGTTCTCTTCCGACATGACAGCCCCGTCAGCGCCTATCCCATCCTGCCACCGGCCTTGAGCTCGCTAACGCTAGCAGGAGCAGCACTGGCCTTGCGTAGACGATTCCCTGTCTGGACGTGGGCCGTCATCCTCTTCATCCCGGAGATCTACCAGTTCGGAGTCATATGGACCTTCGACCTCACGGAGGAACAGCTGTTGTACGCGGCCAGCGGCGTCAGCGGCATGAGCCTGCTGGCTGTCCCCATCACGCTGGGCACCATTGCCTCGCACCGAAAGCCGGCCGTCGCATGGACCGCGGGAGCGGTCTCCCTAGTCACCCTTGCCCTGGATGTCATCCTCACGAGCAACTTGACGCTTGAGCAGTTCCTGCGCAACGCGGCCCTCCTCATACTCCTCCTCAGCGTGGGTATCCTGGTGGGCCTCAATACCCGCTCAGCCCGCCTGCGACTCAAGACTCTGGAGGCCCATTCGGCCCGGATGGCCCTGGCCAGTGAGCAGGCCACACTGCTGGCTGCTGCCGAGGAGCGCAGTCGCATCGCCCGGGAGATGCACGACGTCGTCGCCCACTCCCTGGCCGTCATGATCACCATGGCCGACGGCGCCGCCGCCACCGTGGAGCGCAACCCGGCCACCGCCAAACAGGCCATGGAGACCCTGGCCGAGGCCGGGCGCAACGCTCTGGCCGACACCCGCCGCCTGGTAGGGGTCCTGCGGGAGGACCCCTCGGTCGCAAGCAGCTCCGCCTCCGCCCCAGCCGGCTCGACGAGCTCGGCGTCCTCATCCGGCTCGGGGCGCACCGCAACCTCCCCTGACCGGGTCCCACCGGCACCGCCAACGACTCCTGCCGCCAGTATCACCTCGGAGGTCCCCATGGCCTCCGGCCGGCCGCCCACTGCTGCGCGCCACCTCCGCTGGAACCTGAGAAGAAAGGCCGCATCCCCGGAGCTGTCCATACCCTCAGCGTCCTCGGCGCCGTCGGCCCGAAGCCACGAGGTCCGCGACGTGCCAGTACCCGAGTTCGCACCCCTGGGGACCGTGGCACCCGTCGAGCCCAGCGCTCCCATAGCCAGCCTGCGCCGGCAGGCCACCGACGCTGGAAGCGACCGGTCCCAGGGCGACCTGCCGCTTGCGCCGGCTCCCGAGCAGGCCGACATCACCGGCCTGGTCAAGCGCTTCGAGGCGGCGGGCGTCCCCGTCAGCTACCGGTGGGTCGGTACGGCGCTCCCAGCGGACAAGGCGCTCCAGCTCACGGTGTTCCGCATCGCCCAGGAGGCTTTGACCAACGTGCTGCGCTACGCGCCGACGACGCCGGCCGTCAGCGTCGATGTCGAACGACACATCGGCACCGTGGTCCTCACCGTGGACAACGAGACCGCCCCCGACACACGCCCGGTGCACGGATCCGGCAAGGGACTCATCGGCATGCGCGAGCGCGCATCGGTCTATGGTGGGACCGTACAGGCCGGCCCGACCCCCACGGGCTGGCGAGTCCGCGCGGTCCTGCGCTGGGACGAGCATGACGAAGGGACTTCCTCATGGCACACGCCCCTGTGA
- a CDS encoding Bax inhibitor-1/YccA family protein: MSNPFFSRSTAFQEGARVGGSAPTRTPNGYPTMPGYQAGQQYGQTSQVANRYGQATGYGQVSPEQMAGLEAQYQAPSATNADMRRMTYDDVIIRTGGMFAVILVMGALSWNLVTSTDESTAALGGMAMLAGIFGSLVLGIVNSFKRDPSPALILAYAAFEGLLLGGLSGFMEARYEGIVVQAVLATLATFGAMLAAYSYGGFRVQGRFRRVVVVATLGYAIFCLINLGLSMTGLAGGAWGLRSMTVMGIPLGIPLGILAVVLASLFLAIDFESIENGVRNGLPQRYAWAAAFGLVVTIVWLYVEFLRLLSYFRD; the protein is encoded by the coding sequence ATGAGCAACCCATTCTTCAGCCGTAGCACCGCCTTCCAGGAGGGCGCCCGGGTGGGCGGGTCGGCCCCGACCCGGACGCCCAACGGCTACCCCACCATGCCCGGCTACCAGGCCGGCCAGCAGTACGGCCAGACCAGTCAGGTCGCAAACCGGTACGGGCAGGCCACCGGCTACGGCCAGGTGAGCCCCGAGCAGATGGCCGGCCTGGAGGCCCAGTACCAGGCGCCGTCGGCCACCAACGCGGACATGCGCCGCATGACCTACGACGACGTCATCATCCGCACCGGCGGCATGTTCGCCGTCATCCTGGTCATGGGCGCTCTGTCCTGGAACCTGGTGACCAGCACCGATGAGTCCACCGCCGCGCTGGGCGGCATGGCGATGCTCGCCGGCATCTTCGGCAGCCTCGTCCTGGGAATCGTCAATTCTTTCAAGCGGGACCCTTCCCCGGCCCTCATCCTGGCCTACGCGGCCTTTGAAGGCCTCCTGCTCGGCGGCCTGTCCGGGTTCATGGAGGCCCGCTACGAGGGCATCGTCGTCCAGGCCGTGCTGGCGACGCTGGCCACCTTCGGCGCCATGCTCGCCGCGTACTCCTACGGCGGCTTCCGGGTCCAGGGACGGTTCCGCCGAGTGGTGGTCGTGGCCACGCTCGGGTACGCGATCTTCTGCCTCATCAACCTCGGCCTGTCGATGACCGGCCTGGCCGGCGGGGCCTGGGGCCTGCGCTCCATGACCGTTATGGGGATCCCGCTGGGCATCCCGCTGGGGATTCTCGCAGTCGTCCTGGCCTCCCTCTTCCTGGCGATCGACTTCGAGTCCATCGAGAACGGGGTCCGCAACGGACTGCCCCAGCGTTACGCCTGGGCCGCCGCCTTCGGCCTGGTCGTCACCATCGTGTGGCTCTACGTGGAGTTCCTCCGCCTGCTGAGCTACTTCCGCGACTGA
- a CDS encoding ABC transporter ATP-binding protein encodes MIEAANLTKRYGDKTAVDNISFTVQPGTVTGFLGPNGAGKSTTMRMIMGLDKPTGGTVTVNGRPYRDLPAPLCEVGALLDAKGLHGSRSARNHLRQLAASNGIPAKRVDKVLEITGLTSVAKKRVKGFSLGMSQRLGIAAALLGDPGVLLFDEPVNGLDPEGVKWVRETCRRLAGEGRTVFISSHLMSEMAQTADQLLVIGRGRILSAGPVDDVIASATTDRVRVASPQAGRLAELMAARDLAARPVAPSVLETTAATAAAIGELAAQGGVVLHELTTIHASLEEAYLTLTNDSVEYRTDPAGQAAPRPSDQAPQQGLPRH; translated from the coding sequence ATGATCGAGGCAGCCAATCTCACCAAGCGCTACGGCGACAAGACCGCGGTGGACAACATCTCCTTCACCGTCCAGCCCGGCACCGTCACCGGGTTCTTGGGCCCCAACGGGGCCGGCAAGTCCACCACCATGCGCATGATCATGGGCCTGGACAAGCCCACCGGCGGCACGGTCACCGTCAATGGACGCCCCTACCGCGACCTGCCCGCTCCCCTGTGCGAGGTCGGCGCCCTGCTGGACGCCAAGGGCCTGCACGGGTCGCGCAGTGCCCGCAACCACCTGCGTCAGCTGGCCGCCTCCAACGGCATTCCGGCCAAGCGGGTCGACAAGGTCCTGGAGATCACCGGCCTGACGTCGGTGGCCAAGAAGCGCGTCAAGGGCTTCTCCCTGGGCATGAGCCAGCGCCTGGGCATCGCCGCCGCCCTGCTGGGTGATCCCGGCGTGCTCCTGTTCGACGAGCCCGTCAACGGACTGGACCCCGAGGGCGTCAAGTGGGTGCGCGAGACCTGCCGCCGCCTGGCCGGCGAGGGCCGCACCGTCTTCATCTCCTCCCACCTCATGAGTGAGATGGCCCAGACCGCCGACCAGCTCCTGGTCATCGGCCGCGGCCGCATCCTGTCAGCCGGCCCGGTCGACGACGTCATCGCCTCGGCCACCACCGACCGCGTGCGGGTGGCCTCCCCCCAGGCCGGCCGGCTCGCCGAGCTCATGGCCGCCCGCGATCTGGCCGCCCGCCCCGTGGCCCCCAGCGTCCTGGAGACCACCGCCGCCACCGCCGCCGCCATCGGTGAGCTCGCCGCGCAGGGCGGCGTCGTCCTGCACGAGCTCACCACCATCCACGCCAGCCTCGAGGAGGCGTACCTGACGCTGACCAACGACTCGGTCGAGTACCGCACCGATCCCGCCGGCCAGGCAGCACCTCGGCCATCGGACCAGGCGCCTCAGCAGGGCCTGCCCCGGCACTGA